The genomic stretch AACACCCTCCATTCGAATCGAGGCACTCATTCGTCTCGATATCTGGAAACAAAATGATGTCGGTCAAAACTAAGAACCGGAGGCTTATTTAGATGAGTGTGATCATGGAATGCAATGAAAACCTGGATTCAAGCAAACAGAAGGCTCGGTTGACTCTTTAAATCCTGCACAGATTGCCTTCAGCACGGCAGTCCTCTCCAGTTTTCCTGTGCGGCAGTAAAATTGATAGATTATTTTAGCTCGGGGAAGAACAAAAGACGAGTCCTCTTCAGCTTGGAAGAACAACAATGAATTGTGAGCGAGACCTCGATATTGAACGTTGTTTATGACCAAGGTGGGGAGAATAGTCACGTCTCCACGAGTTCCATGTCCGATCTACAAATTATAAGAAGGATATCAGACAAATATTGGTTGTCTATGGAAATCTAAGCTAAGAACTTTAGCTAAACAAGTGTGCTGCACCTGAAGTAATTGCTCCGTCCTCAGGACATCATTATCGACATCAGCTTCAGGATCACCCATGCACTTTGAGATCTTGTCCGAAGGCAATCCTAATGCATCAGAGGAGAAGAACTTCTTCATGCATAGAGTAGAATGGAGGAAGAATAGAGAGTTCGATTAAACCCAACACCACTAACCAAGAGATCTGACAACATGTTCAGCGCATTCCTTGCTATACTTCTTCTCCTTCATCGAGCATCTGACGTGGTAATCCGTCACGAAATCCCACCAAACCCACGGCCGGCTGCTGTCGTTGGCGACTCTGTGAACGCAGAGCTGCCGCAAGTTCTCGATGACGATGTCTTTCCCGTCGTACCCCTCGCGGAAGTCCTGCTCGGGATCAGGGGCGCAGTACCTCCCGTTGTTGATGCACTGCGCCTTGCACTCCCGGCTGGGTTTGAAGGCGTCAGGGCAGTACCAGGTGATGTAGTGAGGCGTGAACCGCGTGAATCCTCCCTTCTCGAGGAGCTGCGCGTGGCCCTTGAAGTTTGTCACGAACTCCGTCTGCTCGTCGCACCGGTCGCCGCACTCGTCGTTGCTGTTGGTCCAAAGCTCGTACTCCACCCGCTCATCCGGATGCGGCATGGACTCTGTCCAGTCCAGCTTGAccaccacctcctcggcccccttCGCCAAGGCTTCCTTGAGGGAGTTGCCGAAGGTTTGAGTGACGAGGGCAGAGGGGATGTTTATCTTCTCTACGTACTCGTTGTCGTTGTCTTCTTCGGGGGCGTCCATGGTTAAAAGGGGCTCGTCGATGGTGTCAGCGACTATAACTGCGGCAGCACCATTTTGCTGCCCGTTGTATGCCTTCAAAGCAAAGTAGCAATCTACAGtaaatggagaagaagaagacgatcaATCGCTAATGGTGAGAGGCCCTCTAATAAACTTTGCTTTGAACGAAAGATTGTTAGACTCATCAgccagaaagaaaatgaaagcacaGCTACCCTTTCCTTTTTGTTTCAGCTAACCAGAGATGTGAGCCTAAAAGAAATAGAGATCTACTATGAAGTGCATGTTCATCAATGAGAACAGAGTGATTCAGACAATCTATCACAAAGTTGGGGTCTATCAAATTGAGAGAGAGAACAAACACATGTGAAGAACAATCCAAGAACAGAGCACAAGAATTGATTGCGCAGTTTACCTCCACGATCGACCAGTAGAATCACGGGTCTTCCGGACTTGGACCGGAAGGGGTCGCCGCCGAAGGCGTGGCAACCCGTTCTTCCCTTGTCCGGGTACACCACGACGCCGGTCAAGGTGCCCCCGTAGTTGGGCACGCCGAAGTTGGCGATGGCGGCATCATGGCGCCCCCGGAGAGACGTCGGGGAGACGACGCTGATGCTTTCCATCTCAACCACGAACCGGCCGGCCGCCAACCGGATCGCCACTGCTAGTAGGACGGCCAACACCGCTAGCTGTTCTCGGAGGCTCGCCATCCTTTCCGTAGAGAGATAGAGGAGAGGACCAGCAGTGGTCTATATGAGGAAGTAtttagagaagagaagagaagagaagataagCGATTATTCTACGGTGGATTCATCAGCTGGCGGAAGAAAGGTGAAGTCAGGAAGAAGAGTTGAAGAGCCAACCAACCACCACGAAGGCAGGGGAGACGTGAGAGGAGCGAAAGTGACCGTTATTATTGTTGACGAAGTCTACGAGTCGACTCAGCTGTCCTTCCTAATTTCCATAAATAACAAGAATGCCCCTCAGATTTTTCTACAGGACCGCGAACTCCTTCACAAGAAGGAacagagaaagagaagaaatcaaaatcatcaacatcaCATCATCATCTTCGCTCTCATCAAAATTGGCTGGGTTTGATTTGTCCCACAAAGCAATCCGCCAGTAATAATCTTGATGATAACATGAGAGGAAACCGTCAAACAAGTTGCCATGTCATCTCAGTGACGCGTTTGCTTTAGCCAGTCTTTGTTATCCTCTATGGCATTTTCTGGTGGAAGAATCTTTCTACACTTTGGATGATAATTTCAATTGTGAGAACAGATGaaatcatatatataaatatatatatatatatatatatatatatatatatataattaatcttaagAGTCACCATGATTCACATTAAGGCGAAGATTAcatagtatgtgatgcatgtgtcATGTATATTTTAGTCATTTCGGAAGTCCACGGTCGGCTCCTTTGAGTACGAGGCAAGGTAACAGGTCTTCCTCCCTCCAGGAGCGTTGACGAGCTGCGACTGCAGCTTTCGCTAATCTTAAAGCACGATCCGGTCGATCGCGTCCGTCCACTAAACAATTGGGCTTCGATCTGGTGTACCAGAAACCAGTAGGTTTATTTTGGAGGTTTATATTACAAGATATTAGGCACACAATTAATGTACCATATTAATTTCAACAAGAGTAGGGAGAATATCTGAAAACATATTAATTTCAACCATCATTAGAGATCAATCGTAGACTTTGATCCGGTCATGTTGCAGCCATTGACTTTGATCTCAATTTGTGCGTTCCACCCACGCTAACTTCTTATTCTACAAAGAAAAAGGGACAAAACGTTGATTGACTTTAAGAAGTCTACGATGGCTACTCTAATGGTTTAAGgagtccctatatatatatatatatatatatatatatatatatatatatatatatatatatatatatatatatagcaatcaAAGGGATCTAGATATATGATTTGATGTCAACCTACCAAAAGATTAAGATCAGATAAGTTCTAATACAATCTTCTAACGCTTAAATTAGTAACAAGACAGAGTATAAATGATCAAATTAGTAACATTAATTATCGTGATcctataattttttatgattgatccaaaaaaaaaatagtttataatataaataaaaatatcataaatttttttatattggaTTAATATCCACATCACACGCTGACATCATACTAACAGGAACAGTGTCCAGCTTTGATTCGGATGAGCATTTCCCCTATCAGCACTTGTATTGTTTTACACCTCAGCTATAGATAAGTTTGAGCTCTATATATTTATTATAGAGGCATTTCTGGTGAAGCTAAGATAGCACCCAAAGATCTAAAAAATGACCTAAGATAGAAGTTCGATCGTTTTCATGATCTAATCGAACGGCCCTAAAATGAAACCATTTTTAAAGGCACattgttgcttttttttttatatttgccaAACGTTAATTTTGTCTTGTAATTAAGACCATGTCAAAATATATCATAGTCAAATGAGCAATTCcttctaaaaaaaaatcatcagatTATTTCATGGattatatgtaaaaaaaaaatataccaTGTTCTTCTTCTAGGCAGTGAAGACGATGATTATTAATACCACCATCTTGGAAATTTCTCCTGGAATTTTGATGAATCACAACAGGTAATAATAATGTATTGAAACTGAAACCATATTAAAACAATACTAGTGAAAATAGAGCTAGATGGAATTGGTAATAGTCCTAACCATTGTATGAGGTTCCTGAAGGCCACCAAAGGCTGGCTTGATTGCAGACAAGAGAGCCCTGACCATTGTCCTGCAGTGAGTTTCAAGTTTGTCTTAAGGCTATCTAATTTGATGCAAAGTGTCCAAAATAACAATTCTTCATGTAGAAAGATCAATAAATTACAACAAAGGTGCAACAAAGTCATTTTGCTTGATTGCAAGTGAGGTGTCTACCACAAATGTCACACATTTAAAGCGTAAGGTTCAAGTAAAATTGATCTTACCTTCCTTTTTTCTGTAAGCATTCCTTTGATTACTGTTCTCCAAAGGAATCATCCAATACCATCTGCAAAATCTTGCCTGGTTTATGACTGCAACTCATAAGTCTCACGTTATTTGGACCACCAGCAGTAGTGTATGCTCTTTTAGCATCAATCAAATGAATAGCATGCTGCAGATAAGTTAGTGACGAAAATGACACAAACCAACCATAGAATATACCGTTTATGTATGACTAACTCAGAATGGTCTTCCATAAAAAATGTCCGACCAGAAAACGGAAAGCAGTGTCATCAGTATATGGTCCTTTAGTAGATAAAAATGCTGTGATGAATAAGATCATGAGTCCACATCTAAGTGGTCATCCACCAAATTAACATCCAtggaaatcaaaatcatgataaacACATTTTAGCATGTCAACAAAATTTCCATTTATAAACACCTCTATGGGAAACCCATTGTTGTAGGGGAAGGACCTGCATAGAGGGAATGGAACAATCCAATATTGTTGATAAGAGCACCGATCTGAGTGAAGTCTGAGGCTATTTCCTCTGCTTCGTCCGAGACCAGGAccataatgtaaatgacaatttaTGCCCAAGCTCGACAAAATTTCAAATGCACATAAAAAAACTAATCAATGGTAAAAGAAAAGGTACAACATAGAAAACACCTGCAACAAGCTATATAACTCTGCAGTTCACTATTTCAGAAAACGCAAAACCTAGTTATTTTGCTTTTCATTATGCATCTTGTATTACAAGGTTTGGATGCAGAACCTGTTCTGCTGCCAGCTCTCTGAATCATTGTGGCATGCTATGGCACATGTGCCTTGATAGTTAGTTGCCTGCAAACTTATGTATATACAATGAACAATAGGAATATAGGATTCACAAGGTCAGCGAATAACATCAGAATAAACTGCAAAAGATTGAATTTTTATTTCCATCTAGCCTAGCATATGAAGAAAAAACTGTAACTTAATAATAGTTAAGGAAAGATCCTCTGAGAACCTAAAAATACATAAATCATGCATCAAAGCTACTAATATGCATATAATCAAACTTAACTAAATAAAATTTATAGAGTTAGCAAAGTTAGTTAACAAAACAATAACAGGTGATCATCacaatacaagaatcagattCTAAAATGTCACAGATGAAGGTCCCTAATTATTTCTTATATTCAACTTTCAATCTTACCTGCCCAAGCTTTTTGATATCATTAGCGCAATCACAAAATTATATTACAGAGATATTCATCCAAGAAAATCTGATCAAGTATTCCAAAAAAGAAACAATCATAAAGCTGCTGCAAATGGTAGCATTCATCTGTTTTCTTTACCATATGTATGATTAAATTAGTTGTCCTTCCATCCCCAACCCTGACCACCAAACTAATAAATACGTATCTACCTTTCCTAGACACTCAATTCCCCACTGTCATTTTTACATTCTCATTAAAGTATGTAAAGGTCCTTTTCTATATTCTAACATGTGTGCAGCTACTATTACAAAGTGCCACAAGTATCATCTGATCAACTATAGATGGTTCACAGCAGTGATATTACaaacattaagaccaaatacaattCACATAACCAAACAAGTGAGCGATAAAAGTAGTATAACTTTGTATGGTGCAAATTACCCCCATCAAGGAAAATGGATGTAGGATCCCAGATTTGCCAAACAAAATGAAAACAGAATTCATAGTATATTTCAAAAGAGATCATCAGTGAACCAAAAGCCAAATGAACAAAAATGTGCACTTCTTGGCATACCCAGCCTCCATGCTGCTATTCATCTTGTGGAGGCCAATCAAGAAACTTGTGCCCCAGGAGCGATGGGGGCAAATAAGTCTGCGACGAGCAATCTTTATGATCAGGAGGATACATGTAATCTTTGCCATATCCCATATCCTTCATCAGCTTTGTTGGAGCGTTCCTCAAATGAAATGGCACCCCCTCATTCCCACCACTTGACTCTTTCACCACCCTCTTTGCCTCCCCAAGCGCCCGGTACACTGCAACTGACTTAGGTGCCAGAGCCAAATAAGTGACGCACTGAGCTAGACAGACATCACATTCAGGCATCCCAAGAAAATGGCACGACTGATAGCAAGCTACAGCATGACTCAGTGCAGAAGGGTCGGCGAGTCCCACATCCTCACTCGCGAATCGGACAAGCCGGCGGGCGATGTAAAGTGGTTGCTCCCCTCCCTCTAGCATTCTCGCCAACCAGTAAATGGCTGCATCTGCATCACTCCCCCGCATTGATTTGTGAAGGGCACTGATCAGGTTGTAGTGCTCATCGCCAGCCCGGTCATACGCCAGGTGTTTGCATTGCATCGCCTCCTTCGCTTGGTCGAGGGTGACTGCCAAATTCCCCATGTTGTCATGTAGTTTCCGACTGGCCGCTAGCATTGCCGCAATCTCTAATGCGTTAAGGGCAACACGGGCGTCGCCATCGCAATGGAGGGATAGGAAGTCGATGGCTTCTTGGTTGACAGACACCGGAGCTTGAGTAGTGACCTGTAGGCCTTTCTCGGGGTCCGAGAGGGCTCGGCGGAGTAAAGCCTCGATATGCTGCGGCTTGAGAGGCTGAAGAGAGAGGACGCGGCAGCGGGAGAGGAGCGGAGTAGTGAGCTGGAAGGAGGGGTTCTCGGTGGTGGCACCGACAAGGATGATGGAGCCGTCCTCGATGGCGGGGAGGAAGGAGTCCTGCTGGGATTTGGAGAATCGGTGAATCTCGTCGACGAAGAGGACGGTGCGTCGACCGTGGGAGCGGGCGCGGCGGGCGCCGTCGATGGCGTCGCGGAGGTCGCGGACGCCGGCGGAGACAGCGGAGAGGGGGACGAATGTGTAGAGGGAGCCCGGGAGAGAGGCGGCGAGAGCACGGGCGAGAGTGGTCTTGCCGGAGCCGGGCGGGCCCCAGAGGACGAGGGAGGGGAGGAGGGAAGAGCGTAGTAGGGAGgaagggccgaggaggtggtcctGGCCGACGATGGAGTCGAGGGTGCCCGGGCGCATCCGGTCCGATAgaggggcggcggcggagggaTGGCGGCGCTTTATGGggagggaggagggggaggaggacgaggtggaggtggaggggtTGGGGGTTTTAggggccgaggaggaggaggaaggattgAGGGTTTTAGGGATTGCGAAGGAGGAGGCAAAGAAGCGCTCGAGGCAGGGTTGGGTGGAGGGGGATTGTGAAGGAGGGAGAGGCGGAGGAggaacggaggaagaggaggaggagcgggTGAGGATCCAGTCGGCGGCAGCGAGCGGGGAGTGGCCACCGGTAGCAGCGAGGGCTTCGGAGGCGAGATCCTCGGAGAAACCCATGCTCAGGAGTTGTTCCATGGAGCCTCGTCCTTGGCGGGTGCTGCTGTTGTCGCTCCCGTCGTTGATCTCAAGCCCCTGCCATAGATGAAAAGAAACCCTCGTCGCCGAAACGGTGGCCAATGAAGGAAGCGGAACCGATCGCTTTATTCTTTACGTGAAAATTACCAGCAAaaaatcgatatatatatatatatatatatatatatatataatacaaccAATGCAAATCCTTTGCATGCTTACGTCCGATGGCGTAAAATGATGAGCGAATTtacgaaaaaataataatttttcttagttttaagaaaaatattttttttttcatatttcaaaAGGCTAGTTTATCCTATAATTGATTCACAAGATAAATTTATCTAATTTTTTGTTTGTGAGAGAAGCAACGAGGTCTTCTGTTCGTGGTGATGGAGAAACCTATCACCTTTCTCGAATATTTTTTGTCCTAAATCTTTCCCGACCAACCTCTCACCTGAGTTTTGGTAGAGTTTCAACAACATTGAAAGTTGAGATCATATCAATTACAATTGGCCTTGGAGGTTCAATGATTGTTCCTCCAATGACTTCTAAAGTACGAGGATGCACTATTAACCATCTCAGAGATGGAGAGACACGGTCCATCATAAATGATGCCCGGATCAACAGACCAAGGAACACTGATCAACATCCCCCTCGTTAGGGACCGATCGACCCCACCAGCCCAACTCTTACTCGAGCCGCCCCAGAACGATCACCTCCAAGCGATGAGTATCTCGACCTAGGAGACACCTTCCACCGCGAAAGGGAGAACAGTAAGTC from Musa acuminata AAA Group cultivar baxijiao chromosome BXJ1-3, Cavendish_Baxijiao_AAA, whole genome shotgun sequence encodes the following:
- the LOC135630669 gene encoding vacuolar-sorting receptor 6-like, with the translated sequence MASLREQLAVLAVLLAVAIRLAAGRFVVEMESISVVSPTSLRGRHDAAIANFGVPNYGGTLTGVVVYPDKGRTGCHAFGGDPFRSKSGRPVILLVDRGDCYFALKAYNGQQNGAAAVIVADTIDEPLLTMDAPEEDNDNEYVEKINIPSALVTQTFGNSLKEALAKGAEEVVVKLDWTESMPHPDERVEYELWTNSNDECGDRCDEQTEFVTNFKGHAQLLEKGGFTRFTPHYITWYCPDAFKPSRECKAQCINNGRYCAPDPEQDFREGYDGKDIVIENLRQLCVHRVANDSSRPWVWWDFVTDYHVRCSMKEKKYSKECAEHVVRSLGLPSDKISKCMGDPEADVDNDVLRTEQLLQIGHGTRGDVTILPTLVINNVQYRGKLERTAVLKAICAGFKESTEPSVCLNPDIETNECLDSNGGCWQDSELNITACKDTFRGRVCQCPVVNNVQFQGDGYNSCIPVGPGRCAINNGGCWSDTKNGQNFSACPDSDLTGCRCPYGFHGDGYKCEDVDECKEKLACNCPECSCKNTWGGYDCKCKGNLLYIKSEDTCIAKSASKFGWLMTLFILACVVGAGTAAYVFYKYRLRSYMDSEIMAIMSQYMPLDNHKNETRPLREDTAA
- the LOC135630673 gene encoding uncharacterized protein LOC135630673, which encodes MEQLLSMGFSEDLASEALAATGGHSPLAAADWILTRSSSSSSVPPPPLPPSQSPSTQPCLERFFASSFAIPKTLNPSSSSSAPKTPNPSTSTSSSSPSSLPIKRRHPSAAAPLSDRMRPGTLDSIVGQDHLLGPSSLLRSSLLPSLVLWGPPGSGKTTLARALAASLPGSLYTFVPLSAVSAGVRDLRDAIDGARRARSHGRRTVLFVDEIHRFSKSQQDSFLPAIEDGSIILVGATTENPSFQLTTPLLSRCRVLSLQPLKPQHIEALLRRALSDPEKGLQVTTQAPVSVNQEAIDFLSLHCDGDARVALNALEIAAMLAASRKLHDNMGNLAVTLDQAKEAMQCKHLAYDRAGDEHYNLISALHKSMRGSDADAAIYWLARMLEGGEQPLYIARRLVRFASEDVGLADPSALSHAVACYQSCHFLGMPECDVCLAQCVTYLALAPKSVAVYRALGEAKRVVKESSGGNEGVPFHLRNAPTKLMKDMGYGKDYMYPPDHKDCSSQTYLPPSLLGHKFLDWPPQDE